The region ACATGTCCGGTTATCGCATCGCCGCCCTGCTGGCCACGGCTGGCGCGCTGTTCTTTGCCGAAGGCTTCGGTTCGACCGGCTTCAACTATAAGCACTCGGCATGGACCGGCACTTATGTGCTGTTCGGCTTGCTGATGATCCCGGCACTGCTGACCACCTTCTTCATGCGTGAACCCGATGTGCCACTGCGCACCCAGTTGCAGGCCGGCCGCTACAGCTTCGCGCACCAATTGGTCTCGGTGTTCGTGCTGATCGTACTGCTGGTGTCGGTCCCCGCGATGTTCACCCAGTTGTACAACACGGATTTCGCCAGCGTGCTGTTCCACGGTGTAAGCCTGTGGGAATTGCTGATGGAAGACCGCGCCTTCCTGCGCGCCATCTTGTACATCATCCTTACCACACTGTGCCTCTCGGCCATGGGCCGGCGTGGCTTGGCGCCGGTGCTGACGCCGGTCAATGACTTTATCCTGCGCTACCGCTGGCAGGCGCTGCTGCTGCTTGGGCTGATTGCGACCTATCGCATGTCCGATACGGTGATGGGCGTGATGGCCAACGTGTTCTACATCGACCAGGGCTTTACCAAGGACCAGATTGCGGGGGTCAGCAAGATCTTCGGCCTGATCATGACCCTGCTCGGCGCCGGTATGGGCGGCCTGTTGATTGTGCGGTTCGGTATCCTGCCGATCCTGTTCATCGGCGGCGTAGCCTCGGCGGCCACCAACCTGTTGTTCGTGATGCTCGCCGACATGGGCCCGGACCTGCAGATGCTGATTTTCACCATCTCCCTGGATAACTTCAGCTCAGGCCTGGCCACCTCGGCCTTTGTCGCCTACCTGTCGAGCCTGACCAACCTCAAGTTCTCCGCCACCCAATATGCGCTGCTCAGCTCCATCATGCTGCTGCTGCCGCGCCTCATTGGTGGCTACTCGGGCGTGATGGTCGAGAAGTTTGGTTACCACAACTTCTTCGTCATCACCTGCCTGCTGGGTGTGCCGACGCTGTTCCTGATTGCGTTGCACTGGTTTCAGGAAAGTCGGCGGGCTCGTTTGAGCCCTTCACAGGAAGACTGACACCACTCGGTCACACATACCCCTCTGCATTCTGATACCTGTACTCCAGCAGTTTGCGCCCGTACAATCCCAAGTCATTTCAAGTCCAAGCAACCGACAACGGCCTACCATGCGTACCAGTCAATATTTGCTCGCCACACAGAAAGAAACGCCTTCCGACGCGGTCGTGATCAGCCATCAGCTGATGCTGCGCGCGGGCATGATCCGCAAACTGGCCTCCGGCCTGTACACCTGGCTGCCCATGGGTTTGAAGGTGATGCGCAAGGTCGAAGCGATCGTTCGCGAAGAAATGAACGCCGCCGGCTCTCTGGAAGTGTTGATGCCAAGTACCCAACCGGCTGAGTTGTGGCAGGAGTCCGGGCGCTGGGAAGAGTACGGCCCTGAGTTGCTGCGCTTCAAGGACCGTCATGGCCGCGATTTCTGCGCCGGCCCGACCCACGAAGAGGTCATCACCGACCTGATGCGCAACGAGCTGAGCAGCTACAAGCAGCTGCCGCTGAACCTGTATCAGATCCAGACCAAGTTCCGTGACGAAATCCGCCCACGCTTCGGCTTGATGCGCGGCCGCGAATTCATCATGAAGGACGCCTATTCGTTCCACGCTGACCAGGCGTCGCTGCAGGCCACCTACGACCGCATGCACACCGCCTACTGCAACGTGTTTACGCGCCTGGGCCTGAAGTTCCGCCCGGTTGAAGCGGACAACGGCTCCATCGGTGGCGCCGGCTCCCACGAGTTCCATGTACTGGCCGACTCCGGCGAAGACGATATCGTGTTCAGCAACGGCTCCGACTACGCGGCGAACATCGAAAAAGCCGAAGCCGTACCACGCGAAACGTCCCGCCCGGCGCCAAGCGAAGAGCTGCGCCTGGTCGACACGCCAGAAACCAAGACCATCGCGGCCCTGGTGGAAAAATTCAATCTGCCGATTGAAAAGACCATCAAGACCCTGATCGTGCGCGCCGAAGAAGAAGGCAAGCTGATCGCCCTGGTCATCCGTGGCGACCACGAGCTCAACGAAATCAAGGCAGCCCAGCAGCCAGGCGTGGCCAGCCCGCTGGTCATGGCCACCGACTCCGAGCTGCGCGACGCCATTGGCGCCGGTGCCGGTTCGCTCGGCCCACTGAACCTGCCGTTGCCGATCATCATCGACCGTTCGGTCGAGCTGATGAGCGACTTCGGTATCGGCGCGAACATCGACGACAAGCACTATTTCGGCGTGAACTGGGAGCGTGACCTGCCGGTTCCGACCGTGGCCGACCTGCGTAATGTGGTAGCCGGTGACCCAAGCCCGGATGGCAAGGGCACTCTGGAAATCAAGCGCGGCATTGAAGTCGGGCACATCTTCCAGCTGGGCAACAAGTACAGCAAGGCGATGAAGTGCGAAGTGCTGGGCGAGAACGGCAAGCCGATCACCCTGGAAATGGGTTGCTACGGCATTGGTGTGTCCCGCGTGGTTGCCGCTGCAATCGAGCAGAACAACGACGAGAAAGGCATCATCTGGAGCGACGCCCTGGCGCCGTTCCAGATTGCCCTGGTACCGCTGCGTTATGAAACCGAGCAAGTACGCGAAGCCACCGACAAACTGTATGCCGAACTGACGGCTGCCGGTTTTGAAGTGTTGCTCGATGACCGGGACAAGAAAACCAGCCCGGGCATCAAGTTCGCCGACATGGAACTGATTGGCATCCCGCACCGGATCGTGGTCAGTGACCGCGGCCTGGCCGATGGCAATCTGGAATACAAGAGCCGGACCGAAGCCGAAGCCCAACCGTTGCCGGTGGCTGACGTGCTGTCTTTCCTTCAGGCGCGTATTCGTCGCTGAAAACCAGATCAAGAGAAGTCATGTTCAAGCGAAACACCAGAGCCCTGGGGGGCGCCGCCTTGTGCGGCGCCCTGCTGGTCAGCGGCTGCGCCAACCAGATGTCGCAACGCAGTGAGCACGAGGAGCGGGTCGAGCGTAAGTTGCTCGATCACAGCCTGCAAATCGATGTAGGCGAACCCAAAGTATTGGAGCTTCCACAACGCCGGGTGCGCATTCACGAGCAAAAGACCTTCGAGGTCACCGAATTCGAAGTCACCCGCCGTTACGATCGCTACACCCCCTACCAACCCTGGCGCAAACTCTATGAAATGCCCCTGGGTGCGGTCGCCCTGGTGGCGGGCGCAGGCGCCAACGTGGCGAATATCTTCGCCCTCGGCAACTTGCCCACCAGCATGACGCGCGATTGGCTGACGTACGGCGTGGATGGCATCAACCCGTTCATGAACGTGCAATCCCATGGCCGAGCGCAACAGAACCTGGCCGGTATCGATGAGGTCCAGCGCGACAAGCGCACGGAGTATTCGAGCCTGCCCTGGAGCGAGCGTCCGGTACAGGTCACCGCCGGCAAGCAAACCCATGAGCTGACCACCGACCGCGACGGCATACTGCGCCTGAACCTGTTGGACAGCCCATTTGCCGAGCAGGACCTGAACCGCATCACCACCTTGAAAATCAGTGTGGAAGATGGCCAGGACGACGTGCATTCGGACTCGACCCTGGCGATCAGCACCACTTTGCGCGGCAAGTTGCTGGAAGCTCATGGCCTGATCTACGACGATCTGGAGGACGACGAAGTCAACCAGTGGGTCCACCGGGTCAAGCGCCTGTCGGAACTGGGCCTGGAAGAAGAAGCCAGCGAACTGGAACAAAGCCTGATCGAACTGACCCGTAACGATCCCGAGTTGCAGCAGGAATTCCTGCAAGCGCTGACCAGGGATGCGGGGCGGCTTGTCGCAGATCCTGGGGCACGCTGAGATTCTGAAAACGCTATAGATCTAAATGTGGGAGCGGGCTTGCTCGCGAATACGATGTATCAGTGATGAATGTATCGACTGACATTGCGCATTCGCGAGCAAGCCCGCTCCCACATTTGGTTTCCGGTTTTTACCAGGGAAACTGCAGCTGTTCATTGCCGCTGCTGAGGTCGAGCAACCGCACCCCAATCCCCAACAACCGCACCGGCTTACCGCCACGATTGAACGCCTGGCTCAACAGCTGTTGATAACTCTCCAGGTCCCGCCCTGCCCCGGCCTGCTCCAGGGTGGTCTGGGTAAAGTCATGAAACTTCACTTTGACGAACGGCTTGCCCGCGCGGTAACTGCTGTCGATGCGCGCCATGCGCCCGGCCAGGGTTTCCATCAGCTCGGGAAGTTTCGCCAAACAACTTGATAGATCCGGTAGGTCTACATCGTAGGTATTTTCCACGCTGATGGATTGCCGCCGGCTGTCGTTCTGCACCACGCGGTCATCAATCCCACGGGCCAGGCTCCAGAGCCGCTCGCCAAAGCTGCCGAATTCGCGCACCAGTGACAGCTTGTTCCACTCGCGCAATTGCAGGCAGTCTTCAATGCCCAGGCGCGCCAGCTTATCGGCCGTGACCTTGCCGACCCCGTGCAACTTGTTCACCGGTAACTGCGACACAAAATCTTCGACCTGATCCGGCGTAATCACAAACAGGCCGTTGGGCTTTTTCCAGTCGCTGGCAATCTTGGCTAAAAATTTGTTGGGCGCCACGCCTGCGGACACGGTGATGTGCAACTGGTTGGAGACACGACGGCGAATGTCCTGGGCGATACGTGTGGCGCTGCCGCCAAAATGCGGGCTGTCGGAGACATCAAGGTAGGCCTCGTCCAGCGACAGTGGCTCGATCAGGTCGGTGTATTCGCGAAAGATCGTCTGGATTTCCTTCGACGCTTCTTTATAGGCATCCATGCGCGGCTTGACGATGGTCAGGTCCGGACACAGCTTCAAGGCGTGGCGCGAGGACATGGCCGAGCGAACGCCATATGCCCGCGCTTCATAGTTGCAGGTGGCGATCACCCCTCTTCTATCCGCCGAGCCGCCGACCGCCAGGGGCTTTTGCGCCAGGCTCGGGTCGTCGCGCATCTCGATGGCGGCGTAGAAGCAATCACAGTCGACGTGGATGATTTTGCGCTGCGTCATATAAACAGAGGGTGTAATCCAACGGGTGGCCAGTATCGCACTCACCCCTGTATATAGCACCAGTAGTTTGAATCTTCCGTTCGAGCGGTAGGAAAACGCCAGGTTGAATTTATTTTTTCAATCGAAATCAGCCTACCGATAGAGCTGAAACCCTCGGCCAGACTGGCCCGGAGGCGTTTCTACCAGCGCTTTGGAGAGCTAACCGATTGAACCACAAGCGCTTTTCTTCAATTCACAGGTTGACACACCTGCGTTCCGCTGTAGAATGCCGACACACAGACGCGGGATGGAGCAGTCTGGTAGCTCGTCGGGCTCATAACCCGAAGGTCGTCGGTTCAAATCCGGCTCCCGCAACCAAACATCAAAAAAGGCTACTCGAAAGAGTGGCCTTTTTTGTGCGCCTCTGTTTTATCCCTGTATGAAAATTGTAAGACAAAAAACTCTTTCCCCATCGCGGACTTACCGCACATAGTCAACACGCAGCGGCTAATTCACACTTATTTGACCCATCGGCCGATTAACGGTTGACACCCCGCCGCTGGGCTGTAGAATGCCGGCCACAGACGCGGGATGGAGCAGTCTGGTAGCTCGTCGGGCTCATAACCCGAAGGTCGTCGGTTCAAATCCGGCTCCCGCAACCAAACATCAAGAAAGGCCACTCGAAAGAGTGGCCTTTTTTGTATCCGGTTAAAAAAGTTCTTCTGAAACAATGGCATGGCATCTTTCATGAAACCGTATACGGTTTGCAGAGTCCATGTCATTGCAAGCTATGCTCAGTACTCAAGCACGACCCTCTACGACCAATGGCCGCATTCGCCCCACCCGGCGATAAGCGTTAATATTTGTAATTATTTTGTCCATAGGGATTGGTAACTTGGCTGGATACCTCCATCCTGTCGCGCACAATCCACGAGGTGATTGATGCGCGCCAACTCGTCTGAACCACAAGACACCGTCACAGCGGAACAACCGATTACTCCCACCCGTTTGCGTTGGCTGGATCTGTTGAGCAAATACCGTCAACCCATCGGGCTGGCCGTCACCCTGTTGCTGTTCGCAATTGCCCTGATCGCCTGCCGACACCTGCTGCTGGAACTGGACCTGTACGCCCTCCACGACTCGATCCTGGAAGTGCCCAAACCGGCATTGCTGGGCGCGTTTGCGGCGGCGGTCGCCGGTTTCATCATTCTGTTGGGTTACGAGTTCTCCGGCGCCCGCTATGCCGGGGTGAAACTGCCTGCCAAGACGTTGGCTCTGGGTGGTTTCACAGCCTTTGCGATTGGCAACGCCATAGGCCTGTCGATGCTTTCCGGCGGCTCGGTGCGTTACCGCTTATATGCACGCCATGGCATCGGGGCCTCGGAAGTTGCCCACATGACCGTATTCGCCAGCCTGGCCCTGGGCACTGCCCTGCCACCGCTGGCCGCACTGGCCACGCTGAGTAACCTGCCGGCTGCGTCCACCTACCTGCATCTGTCGCAAGGTTTGCTCGGCAGCATTGCCGGCGCGGTATTGCTGTTGTCGGTCGCGCTGTGCATCGGCATTTATCGTCGCCGCCTGCCGGAACAACCCTACCCGGACAACCTGCTGGTCAAGGCCGGGCGCCGCACGCTGCGCCTGCCGGGCCGGCGCCTGACCTTCCTGCAGTTGATCATCACCGCACTGGACGTGGCGGCCGCCGCCACTGTGCTCTATATGTTGCTGCCGGAAGCGCCGCCGTTCGGCCCCTTCCTGCTGGTGTATCTGCTGGCCCTGGCCGCCGGTGTACTCAGCCATGTTCCGGGCGGCGTGGGTGTATTCGAAGCGATTCTGCTCGCCGCCTTCGCCGACAAGCTCGGTGCCGCGCCTTTGGCCGCGGCCCTGCTGCTGTACCGGATGATCTACGTGGTCCTGCCGCTGCTGATCGCCTGCGTGTTCCTGCTGGTCAACGAAGCTCAGCGCCTGTTCCAGACCCAGCAGAGCCTGCGGGTTGCATCCGGCCTGGCCGCACCCGTGCTGGCCGTACTGGTTTTTTTGTCCGGCGTGGTCCTGCTGTTTTCCGGCGCAACGCCGGAAATCGACACACGCCTGGAAAACATCGGCTTTCTGATTCCCCACCGCCTGATTGACGCCTCGCACTTTGGCGCCAGCCTGATCGGCGTGCTCTGCCTGTTGCTTGCCCAGGGCCTGCGTCGGCGCTTGTCGGCTGCGTGGATGCTGACCATGGTGTTGCTGCTGACCGGCGCCCTGCTCTCGCTGCTCAAAGGCTTCGACTGGGAAGAAGCCAGCCTGATGATCATGACGGCGGTGCTGCTGGCGATCTTCCGTCGCTCGTTCTACCGCGCGAGCCGCCTGACCGAACTGCCGTTCTCGCCGTTGTACCTGGTGGCCAGCGTTTGCGTGCTGGGCGCCTCGATCTGGCTGCTGCTGTTTGCCTATCAAGACGTGCCGTACAGCCATCAACTGTGGTGGCAGTTCACCCTGGATGCCAACGCCCCCCGCGGCCTGCGCTCATTGCTCGGTGCGGCAGTGTTGCTGGTGATCGTGTCGTTGACCTGGCTGCTGCGCACTGCGCGGCCGGTGATCCACTTGCCGACACCCGACGAACTGGAGCGCGCCACCAAGATTCTGATGGCCTCGTCCCAACCCGACGGCGGCCTGGCGCTGACCGGCGACAAGGCGCTGCTGTTCCACCCTAACGACGAAGCCTTCCTGATGTATGCCCGTCGCGGGCGCAGCCTGGTGGCCTTGTATGACCCGATCGGCCCGACCCAACCCCGCGCCGAGATGATCTGGCAGTTCCGCGACCTGTGCGACATCCATCACGCCCGCCCGGTGTTCTACCAGGTACGCGCCGAGAACCTGCCGTACTACATGGACATCGGCCTCACCGCGATCAAGCTGGGCGAAGAAGCCCGTGTCGACCTGAAACGCTTTGACCTGGAAGCCAAGGGCAAAGAGATGAAGGATTTGCGCTACACCTGGAACCGTGGCACCCGGGACGGCCTGTCCCTGGAGATCTGCGAACCGGGCCAGGCGCCGATGGATGAACTCAAAGTCATCTCCGATGCCTGGCTGACCGGCAAGAACGTACGGGAAAAGGGCTTCTCCCTGGGCCGTTTCAGCGACGACTACCTCAAGCACTTTCGCATTGCGATCATTCGCTTCGAAGGGCGCCCGGTGGCCTTCGCCAACCTGCTCGAGACCTACAACCATGACCTGGCCAGTCTCGACCTGATGCGTGCGCACCCGGACGCGCCGAAGCTGACCATGGAGTTCATGATGGTCGGCCTGATTCAACATTATAAGAACCATGACTACGCCCGCTTCAGCCTCGGCATGGTGCCGTTGTCGGGCCTGCAACCACGCCGTGGCGCCCCGCTGACCCAACGCCTGGGCTCAATGGTGTTCCGCCGTGGCGAGCAACTGTATAACTTCCAAGGTTTGCGCCGCTTCAAAGACAAGTTCCAGCCTGACTGGGAACCCCGTTATATGGCCGTGCCCGCAGGACTTGATCCGCTGGTGGCACTGGCCGATACCGCCGCCCTGATTGCGGGCGGCTTGACTGGATTGGTGAAACGCTGATGATTCGACGCTCCTGGCGGTATGTATTGGCCTTTGTAGTGCTGCTCGCCCTGATCGCAGGCGGCGGCTTTTGGTTCTGGAACCGCCCTGCCCCGCAACCGACCCTGGAACAACTGCCACAGGCTGATGGCACGGTTATGACCCGTGTGACGCCCAACGGCTCGGCAAAAGCCCGTGTGGCCGTGGCCGTGATGGCTGATGAAACCCTGACCGACAGCCAGCTGATTGCACTGAGCCAAGGTGGCGCTGCGCAAATCGTTCAAGTGATCCTGCCGAAGGATGACTGCAAGTTGCAGGAACAAGCCCTGCAAAGCGCCCTGGGCCAGCTTAAAGGCCCGGCGACCCTGGTCAGCGGCATTGGCCCTGGCGCTGCGCTCGCCTGGCGCTGGCTGGCCACACAGAGCGATGACAAAGCCAACGCCATCTCCGTCGGCTTCACCCTGGTACAGGAAGGTTGCAAGGACCCGCTGCCGAAAACCTCCGCCCATGGCAACTGGCTGGTGGCCTGGAACGACAACCCTGACGACGAAAGCGCCAGTTTCGTACGCGACACCCCGCGCGCAACCACCAGC is a window of Pseudomonas antarctica DNA encoding:
- a CDS encoding AmpG family muropeptide MFS transporter, whose product is MPRKTWRAALAAYASPSTLVLLLLGFAAGLPYMLVFSTLSVWLREAGVARETIGYASLIGLAYAFKWVWSPLLDQWRLPLLGKLGRRRSWLVLAQTLVILGLIGMGFCDPQKHLSWLIAIAVIVAFASATQDIAVDAYRLEIADDSRQAALAASYMSGYRIAALLATAGALFFAEGFGSTGFNYKHSAWTGTYVLFGLLMIPALLTTFFMREPDVPLRTQLQAGRYSFAHQLVSVFVLIVLLVSVPAMFTQLYNTDFASVLFHGVSLWELLMEDRAFLRAILYIILTTLCLSAMGRRGLAPVLTPVNDFILRYRWQALLLLGLIATYRMSDTVMGVMANVFYIDQGFTKDQIAGVSKIFGLIMTLLGAGMGGLLIVRFGILPILFIGGVASAATNLLFVMLADMGPDLQMLIFTISLDNFSSGLATSAFVAYLSSLTNLKFSATQYALLSSIMLLLPRLIGGYSGVMVEKFGYHNFFVITCLLGVPTLFLIALHWFQESRRARLSPSQED
- a CDS encoding proline--tRNA ligase encodes the protein MRTSQYLLATQKETPSDAVVISHQLMLRAGMIRKLASGLYTWLPMGLKVMRKVEAIVREEMNAAGSLEVLMPSTQPAELWQESGRWEEYGPELLRFKDRHGRDFCAGPTHEEVITDLMRNELSSYKQLPLNLYQIQTKFRDEIRPRFGLMRGREFIMKDAYSFHADQASLQATYDRMHTAYCNVFTRLGLKFRPVEADNGSIGGAGSHEFHVLADSGEDDIVFSNGSDYAANIEKAEAVPRETSRPAPSEELRLVDTPETKTIAALVEKFNLPIEKTIKTLIVRAEEEGKLIALVIRGDHELNEIKAAQQPGVASPLVMATDSELRDAIGAGAGSLGPLNLPLPIIIDRSVELMSDFGIGANIDDKHYFGVNWERDLPVPTVADLRNVVAGDPSPDGKGTLEIKRGIEVGHIFQLGNKYSKAMKCEVLGENGKPITLEMGCYGIGVSRVVAAAIEQNNDEKGIIWSDALAPFQIALVPLRYETEQVREATDKLYAELTAAGFEVLLDDRDKKTSPGIKFADMELIGIPHRIVVSDRGLADGNLEYKSRTEAEAQPLPVADVLSFLQARIRR
- the dinB gene encoding DNA polymerase IV, encoding MTQRKIIHVDCDCFYAAIEMRDDPSLAQKPLAVGGSADRRGVIATCNYEARAYGVRSAMSSRHALKLCPDLTIVKPRMDAYKEASKEIQTIFREYTDLIEPLSLDEAYLDVSDSPHFGGSATRIAQDIRRRVSNQLHITVSAGVAPNKFLAKIASDWKKPNGLFVITPDQVEDFVSQLPVNKLHGVGKVTADKLARLGIEDCLQLREWNKLSLVREFGSFGERLWSLARGIDDRVVQNDSRRQSISVENTYDVDLPDLSSCLAKLPELMETLAGRMARIDSSYRAGKPFVKVKFHDFTQTTLEQAGAGRDLESYQQLLSQAFNRGGKPVRLLGIGVRLLDLSSGNEQLQFPW
- the mprF gene encoding bifunctional lysylphosphatidylglycerol flippase/synthetase MprF; protein product: MRANSSEPQDTVTAEQPITPTRLRWLDLLSKYRQPIGLAVTLLLFAIALIACRHLLLELDLYALHDSILEVPKPALLGAFAAAVAGFIILLGYEFSGARYAGVKLPAKTLALGGFTAFAIGNAIGLSMLSGGSVRYRLYARHGIGASEVAHMTVFASLALGTALPPLAALATLSNLPAASTYLHLSQGLLGSIAGAVLLLSVALCIGIYRRRLPEQPYPDNLLVKAGRRTLRLPGRRLTFLQLIITALDVAAAATVLYMLLPEAPPFGPFLLVYLLALAAGVLSHVPGGVGVFEAILLAAFADKLGAAPLAAALLLYRMIYVVLPLLIACVFLLVNEAQRLFQTQQSLRVASGLAAPVLAVLVFLSGVVLLFSGATPEIDTRLENIGFLIPHRLIDASHFGASLIGVLCLLLAQGLRRRLSAAWMLTMVLLLTGALLSLLKGFDWEEASLMIMTAVLLAIFRRSFYRASRLTELPFSPLYLVASVCVLGASIWLLLFAYQDVPYSHQLWWQFTLDANAPRGLRSLLGAAVLLVIVSLTWLLRTARPVIHLPTPDELERATKILMASSQPDGGLALTGDKALLFHPNDEAFLMYARRGRSLVALYDPIGPTQPRAEMIWQFRDLCDIHHARPVFYQVRAENLPYYMDIGLTAIKLGEEARVDLKRFDLEAKGKEMKDLRYTWNRGTRDGLSLEICEPGQAPMDELKVISDAWLTGKNVREKGFSLGRFSDDYLKHFRIAIIRFEGRPVAFANLLETYNHDLASLDLMRAHPDAPKLTMEFMMVGLIQHYKNHDYARFSLGMVPLSGLQPRRGAPLTQRLGSMVFRRGEQLYNFQGLRRFKDKFQPDWEPRYMAVPAGLDPLVALADTAALIAGGLTGLVKR